The genome window CTCGGGCTCGGTCACGATCGAGGAGACGATCTCCTCGTCGCTCTCCATGCCCAACGCACGCAGCACGACCACGAGCGGGATCTGGCCCGAGGCGGCCGGGACGGACACCATGAGCGTGCCGTCCTTCTTCTTCTCCACGATGATGAGCGCGCGGTAGCCCTCGCGCTGCGAGAAGACCTTCGCCACCTCGACCTCGCGGCCGTAGCGCTTGTTGTACTCGACGAGCACGCGGTTGGGCGCGAGGTCCTCCATGGTGATGAGGACCCGCTCGGTGCCGTTCACGATGAAGTAGCCGCCGGGGTCAAGCGGGTCCTCCTGGAGCTCGAGCAGGCGCTGCCGGTACTCCTCGGGCGACAATTGCGTTCCCTCGTAGCGCTCGAGGTTGGGCTTGGTGATGTTGCACTTGCTCGACTTCACCATGATCGGCATGTCGCCGATGCGGACCTCCTCGGGCTCGTGCTCGACGCCCTCGATGATGGGGATGAACTCGAGGAACATGGGCGCCTCGTACGTGAGGTTGCGGAGGCGCGCCTCCATGGGCGTGAGAAGACGCGTCGAGCCGTCCGCCTCCTTCACGATGGGGTTGCCCACGCGGATCTTGCCGAGCTTGACCTCGTAGCCCTCGATGTCCGTCTTGATGATGCCCCGCTCGGTCTCCTCGTCGCCGACCTTGATGTTGTCGATGATGCGCTGGAGCCAGTGGTCGAGGAAGTCGTTGTAGCTCATGAGGTGGTGGTTGGCGATCGAGCGCTCCTTGTAGAACGAATCGACGAGCTGACGCATGGCCGCCATGATTCTCAGCCCTCCACCACGAGACGGTAGACGATCGCCTCGCCGGCCGTGGGCGAGTTGCGGCGGATCTTCAGCACCTGGCCCGGGCGCGCCTTCACGGCCTTCACGACGGGATCGCTCGTGAGGATCTTCGGAAGCTGCTCGGGGTAGATGTGGTAGGTCTCGAGGATCTTCTTCGCCTCCGCCTCCGCGAGGATCGCGTGGCGAGGGACGAGCTCGTGCTTCATGACGTCGAACTTCTTGACCAAATCAACACCCCGAGTGGAACGAGTTCAAGCTGGACGAGCGTGCGGTTGCGAGACTCCCGGACTGCATGGTTGGGCCGATCTCCATGGGATTCCGTTCTCCTCGCATGGTAGGGGGAGCGCGAGGGGGAAGGCCGAAACCTTCCCCCTCGCTTTCCTCCAGGAGCGTGTGCGACGTCGCGCCGTGCGCGCGTCGTGGGCCGTTTCGGCCCGCGATGATCGCGTCTTGCGGGGACGCGCCCATCGCACCAGCGGGCTCAGTGGGATTCGAACCCACGACCAACCGGTTAAAAGCCGGATGCTCTACCTGGCTGAGCTATGAGCCCAGATCGCTTTGCACCCGGCTTGACCGACCGGTCGCGGCCTGCGCCGCTTGCGCGAAGCTCCTACGAGACAAGAAGGGAAGTCGCTTGATGGAGGACCCTGCGAACACAAGGCTCCCGTCCATCGACCCCACCTGCACCGCCTTGGACCTCTCGCGCGACGACGATTCCGTGACTGGCTCTCGCCTTGCCGGCGTCCGCCGACATACGGGCTGGGGTATTTGAAGGTTATGGCGGCCGGGGCGGGGTTCCGGGGGCCGACCGTGGAGGCCCGCCCGAGGCGTGCCCATCGAAAACATTACTGCGCAATTGCGCAGTAACCGCGTCCGCCAGCTTTATCTATCGTCATCCTATAGCCGCCCCCCATGCAATCGACCGCGACGGCTCGCGTGACCGACTCCTGCACGTCGTGCGGAAAGCGCCTCATCGAGCGCGGCACGACGAGCTTCCTCTGCCCCTCGTGCGGAAACGGCAAGATCGGCCGCTGCGTGCAGTGCCGCGACCAGGGCGTGACGTGGGCCTGCGGCGAGTGCGGGTTCGC of Candidatus Thermoplasmatota archaeon contains these proteins:
- a CDS encoding DNA-directed RNA polymerase subunit B''; its protein translation is MAAMRQLVDSFYKERSIANHHLMSYNDFLDHWLQRIIDNIKVGDEETERGIIKTDIEGYEVKLGKIRVGNPIVKEADGSTRLLTPMEARLRNLTYEAPMFLEFIPIIEGVEHEPEEVRIGDMPIMVKSSKCNITKPNLERYEGTQLSPEEYRQRLLELQEDPLDPGGYFIVNGTERVLITMEDLAPNRVLVEYNKRYGREVEVAKVFSQREGYRALIIVEKKKDGTLMVSVPAASGQIPLVVVLRALGMESDEEIVSSIVTEPEMMPFVLSNLEDAVNEHGVSNSEEAIAFLGKKLAGGQAKEYRIKRVESLMDRSLLPHLGNDPDDRMKKAIFLGRMARSVLELSLGLVREDDKDHYANKRLKLAGDLMEDLFRVAFTGLVKDLKYQLERAHNRNRELKVSTAVRSDVLSQRLLHALATGNWVGGRAGVSQLLDRTCNLATISHLRRVISPLTRSQPHFEARDLHPTQWG
- a CDS encoding DNA-directed RNA polymerase subunit H, coding for MVKKFDVMKHELVPRHAILAEAEAKKILETYHIYPEQLPKILTSDPVVKAVKARPGQVLKIRRNSPTAGEAIVYRLVVEG
- a CDS encoding zinc finger domain-containing protein codes for the protein MQSTATARVTDSCTSCGKRLIERGTTSFLCPSCGNGKIGRCVQCRDQGVTWACGECGFAGP